From the genome of Spodoptera frugiperda isolate SF20-4 chromosome 7, AGI-APGP_CSIRO_Sfru_2.0, whole genome shotgun sequence:
ACACTTACCTCTTTCTCTCTCAGCTAAAGCGGGCAAATCCAGATCactcattttttaaatttagcttcactatttattttcaaaaaatgttttactaacGCACTATTACGCGTACTTCTCATGTCAATGGCAGCCTCCTTAATAACATTGTAACATAACATGATGTTATATgacgtaaaaataatttatcttacAAACGGCCTTGTTTCACAACTAATTAGTCTTGATCCTTTTGCTGTATGAGTCGTCTTTATGAGGTAGAGCGACTGAGAGGTCTTGATAACTGGTCGCCTTTAGAGAGTAAATCAAAATGATAAGACTATAATTGTACTTTTCCTGAATAGCTACTGTTTGTCTTGAGTTTACATTTCTGTGAtttgtgtcaaatattttatacgtagtaCGTATGATGACTTACGATGACGCTTAGAATTAAATGGGATTCgataatgaaataattactttaaggTAGCTGCGACCATGGGTACTCGCTTCATctgaagagttacaagtgccttgGCCCAAACCAAGTGCCTTTTGGGGATTTGGTACCGGGTTTACCGCGGTTCCGATTAGAGAGTAGGAATGggttggtttgtagtcagtaagagtctaacactccctcccgcctcgcccaagacgggagaagacattggatgattttcccccctcaaaaaaagccaaTCTCATTTTACACGACGTAATACACCACAAGCCCCGTTTCACACTCTGGTTTTCTAAAGAagttgtggtatcactccgggcgagccggcccattcgtgcccaagcatggctctctcactgTATGTGTGAATTATTGATCGATCACGGCCCACGTCCAATCTGACACCCTTATAGTATCTTGCCCTACGCACAGCTGACGTCACTCATCCACTTCCGCATGATAAAAGTGCCTACCTTTCTACGGGGTGTTCTGAAAACACTATTATCATACTTAAACCCAAAAGTACAATAGAtagtgaaatgaaatgaatttatttttgtaaataggctacgaATTAACACTTATACgcgttattttataaaaaaatattagatgagGTTGGCTAATGTTGAACTACATAAAGTTTTAGCTCAaaataaaatgatctaaaaCACAAGTAacttttggttttaaattatttctaaattcgATCAAAAGACAAGATAATCGACGATAATTCGCTAGTAAATAATCCGATAATTATGTGATTTGCTACCTCAAACCTAGAGGTGATTTGTCagtcatgatcgtcccactgcagggcaaaggcctctctagcctccttccactcctctctgtttaaagctttttgcggccaatccttgtcatagatgtcgagttcgtaCCGCCATCTTTTTTGGGCATCCTAGtagtattcttgttttatttaacaaaaacttcggtttctatttttttaaacaagtatTGTCATAGGCCCGATTAAGtacacatttatacatatacgtaaagtaaaaaaaccTTTGCTCaataattcataatcatatcaTAATCTAAATACCCTTGATACGCACTATATACCCTTTCAGTAACACCTTGTACATCACAGTTAGTTTAGTAGGTGTATCGTCGCCCACTCGATCGCTCATCTAATCATAATCGTCTTACATAAAGCGATTTCTATTACTTATAGTTACAGTTTCACTAATCTCCTTTGACGGAGCTCTTGGATCTCTGTTTATTACGAACTGTTCTATAAGCTGTGATCTGATAGTTTTGGATTGATGTGTTTTGTATAAGAtttcttttaaagtatttttgacTGTTTTGTTTGATGAGTTAAGACTGCTGCAATTAAGACTGCCAACTTGCTATGCAAGAGGTATTGGATTCCACTCCAATTCGATGACAAAGAATTATTGCTTTCGAATTTTTGCCTTTTGAAAATTCCAATATTCCAATTCCAAAAAGGGTTTCCTATCGTGGTAAAATTATGACAATATGTAAACCTCATTTTTATGTAGGAATCTTTGATCCTAAACCTTGAATCCTAAAGACATTTCATTTAACAACAAAGCCTTGTACTTATAAATTTTGTTTCACTCACTTGAATCTTACTTTTAACACGAAGCATTTACCTGCAAACAACAATCCATACAAAATTCGAACTAGAACGTCACTCCTCACGTGTTCCACAAGGACCACTACAGAATGTCCATTTCATTTTCTACGCACGTCATCGCAAAAAATCTCAACATGCTCCGATTCCGACTGACAGGCACTGCACGCATGGCCGAATCAAATGTACAACGGCACACAGGGCTTTGAAGATGTAAAGATCTTTCGAGAGAATTCGTGCATGTTCCTGATGCTCAAACGCCTTGCTTTTATTCCCAGAAGATTATTGAAAAGGTCCTTGTGATAGAAGATTgagtgttgtttgtttatttcgtttttatgCACAAGGAAATGGCACGTACGATGGTTGAGTGTGTGTATGTTAAGAACGGTTGCACCAatttctttcattattattgtatcataaatgataaatgatatttatttttgcaaataggttacaatgtaactcttttacacgtcaagaTCGTATCGTAATTGTTATCATCAAGACAAAGCATGTTAGAAAAGATAAAacatctatttcttttttaaagtttgtgGATAGAAACTAGTTAACGaatcttttgttattttataagttgGTTCACTTTTCACATCAACTTCACCAGCTAGGTAAATCATGAGTATTTACATATGCTCATTATTATGAGTATTAAAAGCTAAACTCaaattgaaaacatattttagaaGTGAGAGACAATTTTAACTCAACAACCATAGCTGTTTGTCATCTCAGAATCTGCCACAATACATTTTGCATTGAACCCATCTATAGACTATAGCTATAGCTACACAAGGAACATTGAGAGAAAGGCCTGTCCTCAACAGAGCTATTGTTCTCTGGAACATTCcatctgatttaattaattaagattaaaagAAAGCGGCCGATTGAGAATGCCCTTTATAATTATGCAGCTTTATGAAACTTATCGCCTTTATAAATGAGAAGACTTGAAGGGTTTAAGGGTGACATGTAAAGGTAGACAtcttgtatacatttttaatgggtCCCTTGAAGACGCCTTTAGATGTTCTATGTAAATCACACCTAAGTATGTTCAGATACACTCCAATAACAACAGTATTGtcaccaagaattgtattgtaaacctgattgaaaaagtgtaacctatggagtttcttgcttatTCTTCTCCGTAataatctacactttggaacgagcaaatagcttcactaaaggactgaccgatcgacagacattttttagttttatgatatTTGGTTTgtacgttcaaaagtgcctttcccttcctgtctatttgaaataaataattttgactttgactattgaTGTAATGTGATCGATGGAAAACGTATGTTAGaggtttgaaaataaaaatacaaatcaacataaatagtggtatatttattaagtatcttaacttataactaaataataatcctaataaGTACTTTATTGTTTCTTCTTTGGCAGGAATACAGTTAATATCACGACAACTGAAAcaaggaaaattattattattagcatcaaaaatattattacgtataGGCCTACGACCAGTCAGTGACTCTCTACGACCTTTCGACACTTTAATCAAGTACCTCAATCCACCAAACTAGTATTTAAGTTTGATTTCCTAGTTTCAAAGCATTGTGGTATCTTTCGACATTAATATATGACCAAATACCGTGCTAAGAGACGataaagattacttaaactatttcctCCTTAATTGATTTCCTATTACCATAAAATCTTTCGACATTAATTATATAACAAAgtaaattacttaaactattccttagtaacgattttttccgaaaacagttgctaaggacGGGTTAAAGTAACCgattaatgactctgagtgtggagGTAAAATCCAcacatataacaaaaaaaaaaaaataacattttataacaatgactaaaaataaacgaaaagtAGCACGCATTTAGTATGAAATCCACAGTTTGCACACGTAACAAAACATCACAAAACCAGGTTTACCGACTAAACAGAATGTCCAGGACAATGTGATTTACATCTTAAATGTTAAATAGCAACTAGATGCTACCCAAAGCTTCTAGTTGGGAAATATTTTGCATAGGAAACAGAATTTCATAAGACCAGGTAGTGGTTTTAATGTCAATGCATTATGGAAGAGTAAGAGCGCAAACATTTTGGGGTAATATTAGAAAATTGCATGTAAAATGCTTACTTATATGGAAGGTAAGCTTTGGATGTTGGTTCTGTTAATAGTTTACTGAAAGGGTGTTCTAATTATGGAATATGGACTGTTACGAAATTGTGTTTGTGATAATATTCACATACTATGCTATTCTACTGACGAAGCGTCTATTGAcatagatgatgatgatgatagactgcacggttggtgtaaccggctgccgcgtaacgtgtagcggttttgATACCTGCaaggagcaactttttgtgttaACCACAAAGTTGGATGTTGGTTCTGGTCTTGGTGTCATAAAAGcacgaaacaggagaaaatcctattgtgtgcaatgtttattttcaaaaatacaaaTCACATACTTTGGAGTTATTGTACCTGGCATAGTTCACACCcaagaacataaatattatatagtcCCTGGCATATGGTTTACACCCTACAACATAAGTCTTAGAAGTGACATAATTctataataagtaataaggtTATACTTACATCCCATGAGCGCAGCCATCGTGTAGAAAGGTATGGAGCAGCCCATGGCTAGGAGTATGGGGAAGGTGACGTTGCCGACCAACGTACCCATGCGAGCAATCAGCATAACTAGAGATAATGATATCGTCCTGgtggaaagaaagaaatacaattattaatacAGAAATTTTCATTGCAAATACTTTACATTTATGACTGCGTGTTTGCATAAATGTGGTGAGAATTAAAGAATATGCGACGAAAGAATACTGGTACGACTATGATTGTAGGAGAGGTTCTTTGTTCCATTCTAATTATGGCAACGACCTAGTACAattaggtttattaatttttatagtaCAGTCTTTGGAACGACAATTTCAAAAACTTCCTGTTACAATGAgtattttttaacgttgctccactctaggatattctcctgtgtcgtcgaTGCATTagcaaatatacaagttcatatgcacatgacacctagactcgAAActcaaaacaatttgtggatcaacaCAACAGACAcatatactaataaataatactaaggAGAAAGCAATGTAGTTTCATCTCGTCATCCTTACCTCATAGCAGTAGGAAACACATCAATCAACACGACCTGTGTCAAACTCTTCATCGTCTGCGTTACAGCAATGTTTGAGGAGAAGAATGCGACCATCATGGTTTTAGAATTCGACCACCTCAGGCCAAGCAAGGATCCGCTAGACAAGACACCACCAACGAACAGTAGAACCTTCTTGCCAACTTTGTTCACGATGACACCACTGATGAAGTATGGGAGAAGGCTGATGAGACCAATGATTATGCTGTTGATGTAGGTTTCTGAACCGCTTACGTGCTGTAAGGAAATAGTATAATAGAGTAAACTATGATAGAAGATACGTAAGGGATGGTTATAGTCGAGGTGGACAAAGGACAAAtgtattctatatttttatgacaatgatACAATAGAATGCTGAATTTATAATCTGTATAAACATAGATGTTTGTCACAGTTTTAGGAACTTCAATAACAGTACCGATTCGTTAGCTCTTTTACTATAgtactcagagccatttaatCATTGTGTTCCATAAACAATAttaaccgacgagtatgcatgaaaagactgatgactgttgataaagtgaactaggtatgtaagattcgtaacaattggcgttcctTTGTCACTGCCCacacccccatgggagacaggcgtaaggctatgtatgtatgtgtgttccaaaaacaattgctaaagtcAGGGAACTCTGAGTGCGGACGTTTATCcatgaaaaataataacttctGTTTTTGAGTTCACTAAAAATTTTACTTCGATAATTAGTactactacaataaaatattattatctctaAAAATCAATAGACAGAAATTAAAACTGACacacataaacaataaatactaaCAACTTCTTTGATCTACATTTAAAACTTTGGACAGTTGAAATTGATATTAATAAAGGTAGTGCCACGATAAATAATGGAGGTCATTGTGGTTTCAGAACTTGAACCGCATTGCTAAGGGTGTGTGTAGTTCCAAACTAGACCGCGTCAAATTATTGTGGGGAAGCTATTTGCTGAAGCACATTTCCCCTAATTGGATGGGTTTAGCTTTAAACTTCGTATCACTTTGTTAATTAAAGATACACACTGAAAAACTTACAATAAGGGACAATATAACTAGGCCCACGTTGTGACTCAAAAACACCCACAGTGCGTGTCAAACCCCGCCCATTATAGGTTTTCGTGGCAtggaaaatgttaattttatcgacggcaaaattaagtttgttttttatattgtttttatgggaGACAACTTTATAAGTGCAGTtcagtgaaaaatattttattttaatttttgtaattgaCTGTGTTACGGTTTCCAGATTATGACAGCTGCGGATATTAACGAAATGTAAgggttttttttactaaataaccGATTCGATATTcgataaacaattttaatttggaCCTGAACACAAAAATAGGCTATATTttagctttttaatttaaacctgGATTCACGACATAGGCTGTATTTAGCtatacaaatcaaaacaaaagaaattaataaaattgaagtgtaggttttttgaaaataaattattggcatGTGTTCTACACACGACACTGatcctgaaaataaaatgtttaccattTGTAAACCCAAACAAattcatcaaatatttatattatttttacacatatcTATTTGTGaggttttttatggaaaagaAGGCAAAtaagcaggcggatcacctgatagtaagcaatcagcgtcgcccttgaacacccgcaacaccagaaaatatgatataacttagattttcgaaaattgtcTAAACTCGCTCCCAACTGAATAGCCACACGTCATAACCCACAAAACTTAGCTATTACTcattgacaaattaaaaataatacattaataatacaaattctaaaaaaaagttcaattataaaaaaaaaacatctaaatcACGAATCTTCTGTAATTGGACACCACACTGGCCTTACATAACAAATCTGaaacagtttgtttgttacccAATTTCAGAGGAGAGGTCGATTTCAGTGAAACATTATACCTCTGATATAAATCATGGGAGGGAGAGGACTGAGGGTATTTTTCCCCGGAACTCAATTTGAGGTCTCCGGAGGTTCCCATCATTGGTTCTAAAGTAGGTAACTGAAAGGCGAAGTTTTCAGCAATCATATATCACTGTCTTCATATTGGTTCGAGATAACTTACTCTCAAGCTGTTGGCGAGTTATGAAAAATTGGTACGTTTCAGATTTTGCAGTTTCAAGCCAATTGTCCAATTGATAGTTTGATCTTAAGTTTTTCTTATTGGTTTTAACTAAGATTGGAGGGTTTTATAGTTTATAATGTCTTTTTTTGGGTTTTGTAATTTAGATAAACTGTCTCGTTGTCGCAGTCACACATCGAGTGATCtttagtgcgactgccggggaagaggtcacgggttcgattccctggtcgggcaaagtattactgggctttttcggttttttttgaaaatcattcagtagtagcacggtgtttgtgtccagtatatggcaataggctcaccctctataaCATGGAACTTGTAACGctatggtaaaaagtgggtgtacattgtactgtaGCATTAGgttaatttagataaattatatttaatgtttgtcTTGATACAATAAATAGAAATCCCAATTACCGAATTCTAATTAACACGAAGTGTGGATTAAacgatataataattaatcagaATTAATAATAGCTTTTAAGCTGATGTTCTATATGTAAACACATAATTTCAAATGATTACAATATGTTACacgtaattattttcaataaacactTTTCAAAAAAGCTAGAgtcaataaattttaaactagACTTACCGGTATGCAGACATCTGAAGTAGAATTCGAAGAACTTTTGACTTTCAAACTGCCTGTATATTCATCTAATAGGCCACACAAATTTTGACCACCCTCTAGACTGTAATGTTCCACAATTGTCGACAGCTGTGGAAACCACAACCGTATAACGTTGTGTCtgcaaaaaaagaaacacactGTATATTCATCTATCTTTACCAAGTAATTTCCCGTGGAAATTGTCACCACCGATTGCTTTCATGTAATTTTGTACTTTAACTTCAACGGCAGaaagttgaaaattgtttgttgtttaaatgtcaaattaattCTCGAAATAAATTGAGCTGAGGTTTTTAATTTGTGACTTAACATATTTGCACGCTTGGTTTTTGCTAAGAGTTGTACCTACAGAAGTAAATCTATGTAGCATTTTTGGTGTAGTAATAAAACTCGTAGtacattttaaaaagatttaaattgTCAATAAAGGCATAAGATGAAATAATTTGATCAAACAAAAACCATTTTCCTAAAACGAAAAAGTAAATGATATAAGACTAGACTAAACTCTATGTTTTAACAGAAAAAATAACACGGAAATACCTAGAGTTGTTAATACCCAACAACTCTAGATATTTCTAACAACACAACCAATTAAGTCAAAATTTAACgaacaaaactaaaaaacctaATACGAccagtatattttattgtggctgGCCAGGTCAATTCAGCCTTTCATGAGGCAGGTGGTAGATCGAATTTTCGGAGCCTTTAACGCTTTGACAGAGgggcagacgaaaaaataaaccCAGAACAGCACCAAATGGGTTGAATCAGGCAGAATAACCCTTTGAGTCTGGGAATGGTGaaggtaaaagaaaaaaatagatgCCAAGGTAAAAATCGGGGCTAATACCCTCCTCTTTCAGTTCACAATCCTTTGAATTGAAGTTTtagttagaataaaaatattatctcgATTAAATTGTGATAAGTTTTTTTCCTATTCACTGgtttagtataaaagatattattctttcttttgctagtttttttctttttctgagTATTTTTTGTCGTTGGACAGTATCTCAAAAGGACTTAATTGTCTTAACTATAGATTTTAACTttgaattttgttaatattttttgtatcgtTGCTTTCGAAAGACATACtaaataggtattatgttttatggctTACTCGCACAACTATTTAACGGGGTAACTCCACCAGTATCAAGTTACGCTCGGGACTCATAGTCATGAGCAGCTTTGAGCGGCAAATGACGTAACATATTTTACTGACCAATCGATGCTCAGTGGCATTTACGTCTCCTTGTTTAACAATGCCTTATGTACATACCAGCAAAAAATGCCATATTTAAATCACTTACCGCACGCCGTTTCACTAATGTTGGACTGTGACGTCAGAGTACAGTAGCAtcataaaattaacacaaagCTGCTAATTTTAGCCTTTCCCAAAGTCATCTACAAATCCTAAAAGCATAACATTTATCACGCCTTTTGTTACcttgtttaagtgtgggagagccatgcttcggcacgaatgggtcggctcgaccggagtgataccacggcctcacagaaacaacgcttgcgttgtgtttcgttgtgtgagttaggttatcggagacccaattatcccccttcccaatctccgactctctaataacccttaaattcctaactcccaaagggcgggtaacgcacttgtaatgcctctggtgctTTGTGTGTCCATAtacggcggtgattgcttaccatcagatgattcgtctgctcgattactggcttataccaaaagtaacctaattttaaaaataaacctcgcattcaataacaaaatctagaaaatttaaaaccgaATGGCTTTCTGACCCAGGCTTCGAACCAATGATCATATTAAgctgtaggtacttaaaactaCTAGATCTATCAGGGATTTATAAACAAAGGCaaaaagatatataaaaaaaatacgtacgtTCCTAAAGTAATGAACTGCATCAATGCAATTAGTAACAAATAGCCCAATAGCGGTCTTCTCAGTAGCGGTTTCATATTCTTGAGGGAGTTTACAATTTTCCTAGTAAAGTTATCTTTAACTTCCCCATCAGTTTTGGTAGCTGCAGCCTCCTTCATCTcattttcaaatatgttttgataCTAGAAAATTAAAGGAACATTAATAATAGCTTCTACTAGCGACTTCACCCGCGTTGTCGTGGTATCAAAGGTATTCTTTCActcaagttagctcatacccaGTCTGTAAACCAAAGTTTAcgaaaatccgttcagtagtttcagcgtgattgataaTATACacacatctaaacaaacaaacaaacttttacttttataatactaGTGTGATATGAGTTACTTAGTCTTAGACTCctgtaatttatttgaaataataaccAGCAAAGTGTAACTAAGCTAATACAGAATGATCACCGTCAATAGAAAATCCACGTCTGCTATACTCGACGAAATGAAAAAATCGCATTAAactttattcaaaacaaaacataataaaccttTAACAAAGTTCACAACTTAACTAACAACAGTTTAGTAATCACATAATTAAGGGATAACAacttaaaaaatcacaaaaGGAATACATTAAGCCATTAAGGCGTAGAcctttcaaataatttattacattaaaggaACAAAAAGAGACAAAGAGAATCCCCCGTCTCACCTTTTctttttgaataagaaaatagGAAGCTTCCGTTCCGAAGACAAGTATTCCCAGATCATAGTATAACATCAAAAATTCTTatataaaatgcattattcTCACCGGAAAAGTGTCGGCAGGTTTTCCCGTGTTCTCGGAATACACTTGTATCAGAATATTCTTCGCTTCGACGTATCTTTTCTGTGTCACCAAATATTTTGGACTTTCTGGTAGTATCATGTATAAGAGGAAGGCTGTTAACGACCATAGAGACATTATGAGTAAGTAGAAGTTCCAAATGTTAAgtactgaaacaaaaaataaactaattattttaaaagttttacgaCTTACCGTCTTACTCAGAGTCTACGTCTTATTAGTTACTTAaaccaatccttagcaattgttttcgaaacaaaatcgtttctaagtaatagtttgagtaataattaaatgtctttgacTACGGGAGTTAGAAAATATGACTTAAACAAAAGCCAAAATCCGGTTCGCTCtggttcaataataaattaacaaataagtTGATAGAAAATCTGGAAATGTGCACGttatataacatttattacatgggacttataacataaattgaacataaaaatggggtgtacattttacagtagcattacgtgtcattatatacacctctgcctaccacttcggggataaaagacgaaACGATAGAAAATAAATCTTAAGAAGTATTTATAGAGAGTAACTTACCAAAACGACCCTCAAAGAAGCTATACTTCCAGTCTTGTATAAGTATACCCCAAGCCATAGCTGGTGATAGAATCTGCGTTATAGCAGCGAATGAGGATTGGCACAGCATCACACGATCCCTTACTGTTGTGTGACAGAATTCCGATGTCAAAGACGATATTGCTGCTAGAGATGTTgcaaatctaaaaaaataaaataaagaaataatacgattttatatacttttataataactatcgtgagacttactaaattaactaaaattacgGTTTGCAAACATAcggtacattaatggagaacaCACACTTGAAACGCACTTGTAGTGGTTTGGTgttaggttaccggggctccggctcaaagcaggagaagggacggggtggtttttagtcagtaagaatctgacactccgtcCCGCCTCACACAagggaaaaatcattggatgatattccaacctcaaaaaaaaaaaatggtttagcgtttcgggtgtccataggcggcggcgattgcttaccatcaggtgatccgtctgctcgtttgttccataaaaaaatatcctaaaaatcttttaaagcATTGAAAGGACAAtgactagatttttttattaaaaaattgattgaaaaatatacaatcCATTTTCTGTGAACTCATCActtcatttcaaaataaatgaaatccttttcatatcaaaatattattttaagttaaaatgaaCGGCGAAAGATTCTTTTTTCAATGCTCCCAAATCAATTCAAGTGCACTTCATGTCCTTtgccaatattattttaacatttttttaagaaagataaaatattgaaagaatgataaaaaaaaacaattgaatcgAGGATTGAGTAAATAGAATTCGTTTCTATTACGATTTGTTATATCTTTTGGATTAAAGAAAAGATGGATCGCGTGAAGGATCATCTGTACTTAAATATCTTACCGTTCACAATAAAGTAAGCGTTAAAGAAATAGACAATAAAATAACGTTTATAAGAGATAATAAGAAAAACCAAAATTTACTAGTTTATTTCGCACTATTAGATTACGGAGCTAAAAAACGGTGTTTAcctgacgtcacgcgatatttcaaatcgatatatcttagaaaatattagtttccgcgagaaaataaaaaatgcgtgtgtaatattttaaaataggacAGACATTAAAATGAGAATTAGCCTTCTACCCTATTCAATTCATTagtcacaaattaaaatattatgtaaaatggcCATAGAAATACAAACATGAGATTCCATGCTTATAATTTACTAGGCCAAACACCAACATGAGAGAGGGATAACCTACCGTATCTAGTTACAACAGAAGCCCATAGTTTGGGCCAA
Proteins encoded in this window:
- the LOC118265647 gene encoding major myo-inositol transporter IolT-like isoform X2, with protein sequence MADMNIDVPDKIEPITPMQEINKAYELSKFGRFHVKLLFVSFFGCVASILVTNTTSYLLPIAECDLNMDLKQKGLLTAMPYFGMFVSTVIAGLLIDTFGRIYFLRIGFGGIFLCTLFSASSQTYEMLAAAKLCEGILFATSLAAISSLTSEFCHTTVRDRVMLCQSSFAAITQILSPAMAWGILIQDWKYSFFEGRFVLNIWNFYLLIMSLWSLTAFLLYMILPESPKYLVTQKRYVEAKNILIQVYSENTGKPADTFPYQNIFENEMKEAAATKTDGEVKDNFTRKIVNSLKNMKPLLRRPLLGYLLLIALMQFITLGTHNVIRLWFPQLSTIVEHYSLEGGQNLCGLLDEYTGSLKVKSSSNSTSDVCIPHVSGSETYINSIIIGLISLLPYFISGVIVNKVGKKVLLFVGGVLSSGSLLGLRWSNSKTMMVAFFSSNIAVTQTMKSLTQVVLIDVFPTAMRTISLSLVMLIARMGTLVGNVTFPILLAMGCSIPFYTMAALMGFVVILTVFLPKKKQ
- the LOC118265647 gene encoding major myo-inositol transporter IolT-like isoform X1, whose amino-acid sequence is MSEQNDKLLIGGNQNKMGKNKENYELEEISKLVPQNEPITPMQEINKAYELSKFGRFHVKLLFVSFFGCVASILVTNTTSYLLPIAECDLNMDLKQKGLLTAMPYFGMFVSTVIAGLLIDTFGRIYFLRIGFGGIFLCTLFSASSQTYEMLAAAKLCEGILFATSLAAISSLTSEFCHTTVRDRVMLCQSSFAAITQILSPAMAWGILIQDWKYSFFEGRFVLNIWNFYLLIMSLWSLTAFLLYMILPESPKYLVTQKRYVEAKNILIQVYSENTGKPADTFPYQNIFENEMKEAAATKTDGEVKDNFTRKIVNSLKNMKPLLRRPLLGYLLLIALMQFITLGTHNVIRLWFPQLSTIVEHYSLEGGQNLCGLLDEYTGSLKVKSSSNSTSDVCIPHVSGSETYINSIIIGLISLLPYFISGVIVNKVGKKVLLFVGGVLSSGSLLGLRWSNSKTMMVAFFSSNIAVTQTMKSLTQVVLIDVFPTAMRTISLSLVMLIARMGTLVGNVTFPILLAMGCSIPFYTMAALMGFVVILTVFLPKKKQ